The proteins below are encoded in one region of Desulfomicrobium apsheronum:
- a CDS encoding type III secretion system chaperone → METQVFIDALSQALGQQVEKDGDGAYAFMLDGVPVLLHYRPSDSSFLLHMEIGYPTGLGGRIHARLLGANFLLSETHGAAISLDERTGLAFLELAFGVDALDGAGFVARIEGFVALADEWTRRLREWNDEIESQVGGRIETFLRELESGTEDDQADEVKAAETTMIRV, encoded by the coding sequence ATGGAAACGCAGGTCTTTATAGATGCGCTGAGTCAGGCCCTGGGACAGCAAGTGGAAAAGGACGGGGACGGGGCTTATGCCTTCATGCTCGACGGCGTGCCGGTGCTGCTGCATTACAGGCCGTCGGATTCATCCTTTTTGCTGCACATGGAGATCGGGTATCCGACAGGCCTGGGCGGACGGATTCACGCCCGCTTGCTCGGAGCGAATTTTCTGCTCTCCGAGACCCATGGCGCGGCCATCAGTCTCGATGAACGGACGGGTCTGGCTTTTCTGGAGCTTGCTTTTGGAGTGGATGCTCTGGACGGGGCCGGCTTTGTGGCCAGGATCGAGGGATTTGTCGCCTTGGCGGACGAGTGGACCAGGCGTTTGCGGGAATGGAACGATGAAATCGAATCTCAGGTCGGGGGCCGGATCGAGACCTTCCTGCGTGAATTGGAAAGTGGGACCGAGGACGATCAGGCCGACGAGGTCAAGGCGGCGGAAACAACCATGATTCGGGTGTGA
- the sctW gene encoding type III secretion system gatekeeper subunit SctW — translation MSVDFSINTQFARQGQDAGAASAGSAMTGTFMGRQAAAVASPMSLLADAAEEMTFAADTTDEFELSDRKERKKPSESLIERVQMYQEMMHEAGKTRDMDELTRRLRQGGGKDQALREAREHFPDPSDAWAALAGSLDTLEKEGADASVCDGIRAAMDELRAQEGPAIHAGIQGALAAREFDGLGSSDDLRGMYRQTVLDFGTVNDVLAHVLERHGDVGFDKAMDFLFRALGNDLAADIPSMDKTHLESVHANLGQVRLLQSAHTLCDKMLERWENVHGVYGVRDGSLRPMDLLGEIVGLRNERFLGAMHIDRITARAQAPDIEHEVLFLQEMLNMTRSFPSQLFDGDQERMKVLDAVQERVDNAIAREDEFLAAQEEG, via the coding sequence ATGAGCGTTGATTTTTCCATCAACACCCAGTTTGCCCGGCAGGGCCAGGACGCCGGAGCCGCTTCCGCCGGGTCGGCCATGACCGGGACGTTCATGGGACGCCAGGCCGCGGCCGTGGCTTCGCCCATGTCCCTGCTGGCCGACGCCGCCGAGGAGATGACTTTCGCGGCGGACACGACGGACGAGTTCGAGCTGTCCGACCGCAAGGAACGCAAAAAGCCCTCCGAATCCCTGATCGAACGGGTGCAGATGTATCAGGAGATGATGCACGAGGCCGGCAAGACGCGGGACATGGACGAACTGACCCGCCGGTTGCGCCAGGGCGGAGGGAAGGATCAGGCCTTGCGTGAGGCCCGCGAGCACTTCCCTGACCCGTCGGACGCCTGGGCGGCCCTGGCCGGGTCACTGGATACGCTGGAGAAGGAAGGGGCGGACGCGTCGGTGTGCGACGGCATTCGGGCCGCCATGGACGAGTTGCGGGCGCAGGAGGGGCCGGCCATCCATGCCGGCATCCAGGGCGCTCTGGCCGCCAGGGAATTCGACGGCCTTGGCTCCTCGGACGACCTGCGGGGCATGTATCGCCAGACCGTGCTTGATTTCGGGACCGTCAACGACGTTCTGGCTCATGTTCTCGAACGCCACGGTGACGTCGGTTTCGACAAGGCCATGGATTTTTTGTTCCGCGCCCTGGGCAACGACCTGGCTGCGGATATCCCCAGCATGGACAAGACACATCTGGAAAGCGTGCACGCCAATCTGGGCCAGGTGCGGCTGCTGCAGAGCGCCCATACGCTGTGCGACAAGATGCTTGAGCGCTGGGAGAACGTGCATGGCGTGTATGGGGTGCGGGACGGGTCCCTGCGGCCCATGGACCTTTTGGGTGAGATCGTGGGGCTGCGCAACGAACGCTTCCTCGGGGCCATGCACATCGACCGGATCACTGCGCGGGCGCAGGCTCCGGACATCGAGCACGAGGTTCTTTTTCTGCAGGAAATGCTCAACATGACACGAAGTTTCCCGTCACAGCTCTTCGACGGCGACCAGGAGCGCATGAAAGTGCTCGATGCCGTGCAGGAGCGCGTCGATAACGCCATTGCCCGCGAGGACGAATTTCTCGCGGCCCAGGAAGAGGGTTGA
- the sycN gene encoding type III secretion chaperone SycN produces MLDREIAEFGRRMGMPDFALVGGDVAALDVESLGRVYFERGEGELLVYLAFPIPAHDAKAPQRVLELCGYRHAHPMPLCGGVHAGNAVLLTRMDERTVTAAMLENAIAFLGKMQERIA; encoded by the coding sequence ATGCTTGATCGTGAAATCGCCGAATTCGGTCGCCGGATGGGCATGCCGGACTTCGCCCTCGTCGGCGGCGATGTCGCCGCCCTGGATGTCGAGAGCCTCGGTCGCGTTTATTTTGAAAGGGGCGAGGGGGAGCTTCTCGTTTACCTCGCGTTCCCGATCCCGGCACATGACGCAAAAGCCCCGCAACGGGTGCTGGAGCTGTGTGGATATCGCCATGCCCATCCCATGCCCCTTTGCGGAGGAGTGCATGCGGGCAATGCCGTGCTCCTGACCCGCATGGACGAGCGCACCGTTACGGCCGCCATGCTTGAAAACGCCATTGCGTTTCTGGGAAAGATGCAGGAGCGCATCGCATAA